One window from the genome of Diospyros lotus cultivar Yz01 chromosome 11, ASM1463336v1, whole genome shotgun sequence encodes:
- the LOC127813349 gene encoding dirigent protein-like, which produces MAGKARSSLLSALFLVLLFFGSSASPPRTLRARRPCKRLLFYFHDILYNGHNSKNATSAIVGSPAWGNLTKLAGQSHFGNVVVFDDPITMDNNLHSTPVGRAQGFYIYDKKDIFTAWLGFSFVFNSTEHNGSINFAGADPLMNKTRDISVVGGTGDFFMTRGVATLSTDAFEGEVYFRLFVDIKLYECW; this is translated from the coding sequence ATGGCAGGCAAAGCCAGAAGCTCGCTCCTCTCGGCCCTCTTCCTCGTCCTCCTCTTCTTCGGATCCTCGGCATCTCCTCCTCGTACTCTCCGAGCTCGACGCCCCTGCAAGAGGCTGCTCTTCTACTTCCACGATATTCTCTACAACGGCCACAACTCCAAGAACGCAACCTCGGCCATCGTCGGCTCGCCGGCGTGGGGCAACCTCACCAAACTGGCCGGACAGAGCCACTTCGGCAACGTGGTCGTGTTCGACGACCCCATTACGATGGACAACAACCTGCATTCGACGCCGGTGGGAAGAGCTCAAGGCTTCTATATCTACGACAAGAAGGATATCTTCACGGCCTGGCTCGGATTCTCGTTCGTTTTCAACTCGACGGAGCACAACGGCAGCATCAACTTCGCCGGAGCGGACCCGCTGATGAACAAGACGAGGGATATATCGGTGGTCGGCGGCACCGGCGACTTCTTCATGACGAGAGGGGTGGCGACGCTGAGCACCGATGCGTTTGAAGGGGAAGTGTATTTCCGGCTGTTCGTTGACATCAAGTTGTATGAGTGTTGGTAG